One genomic segment of Streptomyces sp. RerS4 includes these proteins:
- a CDS encoding carbon-nitrogen hydrolase family protein, whose product MRIAAAQLTCVPADVTANAALAAALAGQARDRGAELVVFPELTLTGYELESLAEDPGLWLADADDPRLDGPRSAGIAVAVNAALRADGPLPALATLVYDADGAHVTTYAKQHLYGHEQDVFAPGDTDGRFELGGMRFSLGICFDHHFPDLAARARADDCRVHLASSLYGTGDGRAQRASVYPGIAKGYGLHVALANHVGPAGPWTGCGGAAVWAPDGRSLAEADDHTPGLAVAEVGADA is encoded by the coding sequence ATGAGGATCGCCGCCGCGCAGCTCACCTGCGTCCCCGCCGATGTCACCGCCAACGCCGCCCTCGCCGCGGCCCTCGCCGGGCAGGCCCGGGATCGGGGCGCGGAGCTCGTCGTGTTCCCGGAACTGACTCTCACGGGCTACGAGTTGGAGTCGCTCGCCGAGGACCCCGGCCTGTGGCTGGCCGACGCGGACGACCCCCGCCTGGACGGGCCGCGTTCGGCCGGGATCGCCGTCGCCGTCAACGCCGCCCTGCGCGCCGACGGGCCGCTGCCCGCCCTCGCGACGCTGGTCTACGACGCGGACGGCGCGCACGTGACGACGTACGCCAAGCAGCACCTCTACGGACACGAGCAGGACGTCTTCGCGCCGGGCGACACCGACGGGCGCTTCGAACTCGGCGGAATGCGCTTCTCGTTGGGCATCTGCTTCGACCACCACTTCCCGGACCTGGCCGCGCGGGCCCGCGCCGACGACTGCCGCGTCCACCTGGCGAGCTCCCTCTACGGCACGGGCGACGGGCGGGCCCAGCGGGCGAGCGTGTACCCCGGGATCGCCAAGGGGTACGGGCTCCACGTGGCCCTCGCCAACCACGTCGGCCCGGCGGGCCCGTGGACGGGCTGCGGCGGGGCCGCCGTATGGGCGCCGGACGGGCGGTCACTGGCGGAGGCCGACGACCACACCCCGGGCCTGGCCGTGGCCGAAGTGGGGGCCGACGCCTGA
- a CDS encoding EI24 domain-containing protein, with amino-acid sequence MRDLAGGFRYLLAGQRWVLGNGRWLGFGLLPGLVSLVLYAAALFGLFQGADDFTRWATPFASDWSSPWLGLFRGFLTALVYALGLFLAVITFTAVTLLVGQPFYESLSEQVDRTEGGEVPDSGRSFWEDLWISARDSLRLLVRVALVGILLFALGFIPVIGQTVVPVIGFCVSGFFLTQELTSVALQRRRVDLDEQLRLLRGRRALALGFGVPLVLVFLVPLVAVFLMPGAVAGATLMVRELTGEDPAEEAREGRAGDDPKRPDAPAAFVRQPAAGFGPPPPSFP; translated from the coding sequence ATGCGTGATCTTGCGGGGGGCTTCCGGTATTTGCTGGCCGGCCAGAGATGGGTCTTGGGCAACGGACGGTGGCTGGGCTTCGGCCTGCTGCCGGGCCTGGTGTCGCTGGTGCTCTACGCGGCCGCCCTGTTCGGCCTCTTCCAGGGGGCCGACGACTTCACGCGCTGGGCGACGCCCTTCGCCTCCGACTGGTCCTCGCCCTGGCTCGGCCTCTTCCGCGGCTTCCTGACCGCCCTGGTCTACGCCCTCGGCCTCTTCCTCGCGGTGATCACCTTCACCGCCGTGACCCTGCTGGTGGGCCAGCCGTTCTACGAGTCCCTCTCGGAGCAGGTGGACCGCACCGAGGGCGGCGAGGTGCCCGACTCGGGCCGCTCGTTCTGGGAGGACCTGTGGATCTCCGCCCGGGACAGCCTGCGCCTGCTGGTGCGGGTGGCGCTCGTCGGGATCCTGCTGTTCGCCCTCGGGTTCATCCCGGTGATCGGGCAGACGGTGGTTCCCGTCATCGGGTTCTGCGTCTCCGGCTTCTTCCTCACCCAGGAACTGACCTCCGTCGCCCTCCAGCGGCGCCGGGTCGACCTGGACGAGCAGCTGCGCCTGCTGCGCGGGCGCCGCGCGCTGGCGCTGGGCTTCGGGGTGCCGCTGGTGCTGGTGTTCCTCGTCCCGCTGGTCGCGGTCTTCCTGATGCCGGGGGCCGTGGCGGGGGCGACGCTGATGGTGCGCGAGCTGACGGGTGAGGATCCCGCCGAGGAGGCGCGGGAGGGCCGGGCCGGGGACGACCCGAAGCGGCCCGACGCGCCGGCCGCGTTCGTGCGGCAGCCCGCCGCAGGGTTCGGCCCGCCGCCGCCCTCGTTCCCCTAG
- a CDS encoding glycoside hydrolase family 3 C-terminal domain-containing protein: protein MTDADQTRDQARDQAREDAVETALGKLDLDTKTRLLAGQDMWSLPAVPAIGLRSLVMSDGPIGVRGVRWTADDPSIALPSPTALAAAWDPALARRAGRLLAQEARRKGVHVVLAPTVNLHRSPLGGRHFECYSEDPHLTGAVGTGYVAGVQDGGVGTTVKHFVGNDAETQRFTVDCVIAPRPLRELYLAPFEAIVTNAHPWGIMTAYNQVNGTTMTENRYLVNEVLRAEWGFDGSNVSDWMAARSTTGDVLGGLDVAMPGPRTVYGPDLAAAVRAGEVPEATVDAAVRNVLRLAARVGLLESAPAAVTEAPAPIDGQALAREMAARGSVLVRNTDGALPLDAGSGRTVALIGAAARDARVLGGGSATVFPERVVSPLDGLTAALPPGTLTYAVGADPSEEPAPAGQGFTLRAVCRDASGAVLGEGSLPSGQVQWIGDDLPAGATYENMATIEVTGRFVPRESGPHTFGTRGLGAFTLTLDGETLWEGVQEMGDETDPFEAFFGAPSERARAELTAGEPVEVSLTYQVPDVSTLPLKAVMFSLLHLGPRRDPDELIAEAVEAARAADTAVVVVATTERVESEGFDRADLRLPGRQDDLVRAVAAVNPNTVVVVNAGSPVELPWREDVAAVLLTWFPGQEGGAALADVLFGAAEPGGRLPTTWPATLADAPVTEVVPTDGRLEYAEGLFIGYRAYEARGVRPAYPFGHGLGYTDWAYESLEAGAEAVRVRVTNTGARPGREVVQVYLAPVEDTAGRPASWLAAFAGVEAGPGESVEVEIPLPARAFEVWDESARAWRRVGGTYEVRASHSHADTRLTATLAV from the coding sequence GTGACCGATGCCGATCAGACCCGCGATCAGGCCCGCGACCAGGCCCGCGAAGACGCCGTCGAGACGGCACTGGGCAAACTGGATCTCGACACCAAGACCCGTCTCCTGGCCGGCCAGGACATGTGGTCGCTGCCCGCCGTCCCGGCGATCGGACTGCGCTCCCTGGTCATGTCCGACGGCCCCATCGGGGTCCGCGGTGTGCGCTGGACCGCCGACGACCCGTCCATCGCCCTGCCCTCCCCGACGGCGCTCGCCGCCGCCTGGGACCCGGCCCTCGCCCGCCGCGCGGGCCGCCTCCTCGCGCAGGAGGCCCGTCGCAAGGGTGTCCACGTCGTCCTCGCCCCCACCGTCAACCTGCACCGCTCCCCGCTGGGCGGCCGGCACTTCGAGTGCTACTCCGAGGACCCCCACCTCACCGGAGCCGTCGGCACGGGTTACGTCGCCGGGGTGCAGGACGGCGGCGTCGGCACGACCGTCAAGCACTTCGTGGGCAACGACGCCGAGACGCAGCGCTTCACCGTCGACTGCGTCATCGCCCCGCGCCCCCTGCGCGAGCTGTACCTGGCGCCCTTCGAGGCCATCGTCACCAACGCCCACCCCTGGGGCATCATGACCGCCTACAACCAGGTCAACGGCACGACCATGACCGAGAACCGGTACCTGGTGAACGAGGTCCTGCGCGCCGAGTGGGGCTTCGACGGCTCCAACGTGTCCGACTGGATGGCCGCCCGCTCCACCACCGGGGACGTCCTCGGCGGCCTCGACGTGGCCATGCCCGGCCCCCGGACCGTGTACGGCCCCGACCTCGCCGCCGCCGTCCGCGCCGGCGAGGTCCCCGAGGCCACCGTCGACGCCGCCGTACGCAACGTGCTGCGCCTCGCCGCCCGCGTCGGCCTGCTGGAGAGCGCCCCGGCCGCCGTCACCGAGGCGCCGGCCCCGATCGACGGGCAGGCCCTGGCCCGGGAGATGGCCGCCCGCGGGTCCGTCCTCGTACGCAACACCGACGGCGCCCTGCCCCTGGACGCGGGCTCCGGCCGCACCGTCGCCCTGATCGGCGCCGCCGCCCGCGACGCCCGCGTCCTGGGCGGCGGCAGCGCCACCGTCTTCCCCGAACGGGTGGTCTCGCCGCTCGACGGGCTCACCGCCGCCCTCCCGCCGGGCACCCTCACCTACGCCGTCGGCGCCGACCCGAGCGAGGAACCCGCCCCGGCCGGCCAGGGCTTCACGCTGCGCGCCGTCTGCCGCGACGCCTCGGGGGCCGTCCTCGGCGAAGGCTCCCTGCCCAGCGGCCAGGTCCAGTGGATCGGCGACGACCTGCCCGCCGGGGCCACTTACGAGAACATGGCCACCATCGAGGTCACCGGCCGCTTCGTGCCGCGCGAGAGCGGCCCGCACACCTTCGGCACCCGCGGACTCGGCGCCTTCACCCTCACCCTCGACGGGGAGACCCTCTGGGAGGGCGTCCAGGAGATGGGCGACGAGACCGACCCCTTCGAGGCCTTCTTCGGTGCCCCCAGCGAGCGCGCCCGCGCCGAACTGACGGCGGGTGAGCCCGTCGAGGTCTCGCTGACCTACCAGGTCCCCGACGTGAGCACCCTCCCGCTCAAGGCCGTCATGTTCTCCCTGCTCCACCTCGGCCCGCGCCGTGACCCCGACGAGCTCATCGCCGAGGCCGTGGAGGCCGCGCGGGCCGCCGACACCGCCGTCGTGGTCGTCGCCACCACCGAGCGCGTGGAGTCCGAGGGCTTCGACCGCGCCGACCTGCGCCTGCCCGGCCGGCAGGACGACCTGGTGCGCGCCGTCGCCGCCGTCAACCCGAACACGGTGGTCGTCGTCAACGCCGGCTCCCCGGTGGAACTCCCGTGGCGCGAGGACGTCGCCGCCGTGCTCCTGACCTGGTTCCCCGGCCAGGAGGGCGGGGCCGCGCTGGCCGACGTCCTGTTCGGCGCCGCGGAGCCCGGCGGGCGACTGCCCACCACCTGGCCCGCCACCCTCGCCGACGCGCCCGTCACCGAGGTCGTCCCGACCGACGGCCGACTGGAGTACGCGGAGGGCCTCTTCATCGGCTACCGGGCCTACGAGGCGCGCGGCGTGCGCCCCGCCTACCCCTTCGGGCACGGCCTCGGCTACACCGACTGGGCCTACGAGTCCCTGGAGGCCGGCGCCGAGGCCGTCCGGGTCCGCGTCACCAACACCGGCGCCCGGCCCGGCCGCGAGGTCGTCCAGGTCTACCTCGCACCCGTCGAGGACACGGCCGGGCGCCCGGCGAGCTGGCTGGCCGCCTTCGCGGGCGTCGAGGCGGGCCCCGGCGAGAGCGTCGAGGTCGAGATCCCGTTGCCCGCGCGGGCCTTCGAGGTCTGGGACGAGAGCGCCCGCGCCTGGCGCCGCGTCGGCGGCACCTACGAGGTCCGCGCGAGCCACTCCCACGCGGACACCCGGCTCACGGCCACCCTCGCCGTGTGA
- a CDS encoding NAD(P)-binding domain-containing protein, with amino-acid sequence MTDTHVTKRPMTLLGLGDMGTALARTWLAAGHPLTVWNRTAAKAEALASEGARVAASPAEAVGASDLIVLCLLDDASIGAVLDAADLTGKDLVNLTTGTPAEGRARAAWAEARGARFLDAGIMATPAMIGAPGAGAYVFYSGSRPLFEAHRGTLEVPAAARFVGEDPGHAALHDVALLSAMYGLFAGISHAYALIEGEDIAPKDLAPLLSEWLGAMGFFVGNAAERLTSREFTGGVVSNLAMQVAASGTLLRTAAEQGVSPELISPYLDLMRERLESDPAAHAGEDTAGAITLLRRPGRS; translated from the coding sequence ATGACCGACACACACGTGACGAAGCGCCCCATGACCCTGCTCGGACTCGGCGACATGGGCACCGCCCTCGCCCGCACCTGGCTCGCCGCCGGCCACCCCCTCACCGTCTGGAACCGCACCGCCGCCAAGGCCGAGGCCCTGGCCTCCGAGGGCGCCCGCGTCGCCGCGAGCCCCGCCGAGGCGGTGGGCGCGAGCGATCTGATCGTGCTCTGCCTGCTGGACGACGCGAGCATCGGCGCGGTCCTGGACGCCGCCGACCTGACCGGCAAGGACCTGGTCAACCTCACCACCGGCACCCCCGCCGAGGGGCGGGCGCGCGCCGCCTGGGCCGAGGCGCGCGGGGCCCGGTTCCTGGACGCGGGGATCATGGCCACCCCGGCGATGATCGGCGCCCCGGGCGCGGGCGCGTACGTCTTCTACAGCGGCTCCCGCCCGCTCTTCGAGGCCCACCGCGGCACGCTGGAGGTGCCGGCCGCCGCCCGCTTCGTCGGCGAGGACCCCGGCCACGCGGCCCTGCACGACGTGGCCCTGCTCAGCGCGATGTACGGGCTGTTCGCGGGGATCTCGCACGCCTACGCCCTGATCGAGGGCGAGGACATCGCCCCCAAGGACCTGGCGCCGCTGCTGTCGGAGTGGCTCGGCGCGATGGGCTTCTTCGTCGGGAACGCCGCCGAGCGGCTGACCTCGCGGGAGTTCACCGGCGGCGTGGTCTCGAACCTGGCCATGCAGGTCGCGGCCTCCGGGACGCTGCTGCGCACCGCCGCCGAACAGGGGGTCAGCCCGGAGCTGATCTCCCCCTACCTCGACCTGATGCGCGAGCGCCTGGAGTCCGACCCGGCGGCCCACGCCGGCGAGGACACCGCCGGCGCGATCACGCTCCTGCGCCGCCCGGGGCGTTCCTAG
- a CDS encoding acyl carrier protein has product MAATQDEIVEGLAEIVNEIAGIPVEDVEIDKSFTDDLDVDSLSMVEVVVAAEERFDVKIPDEDVKNLKTVGDAAEYILKHQA; this is encoded by the coding sequence ATGGCCGCCACCCAGGACGAGATCGTCGAAGGCCTCGCGGAGATCGTCAACGAGATCGCCGGCATCCCGGTCGAGGACGTCGAGATCGACAAGTCCTTCACCGACGACCTGGACGTCGACTCGCTGTCCATGGTCGAGGTCGTCGTCGCCGCCGAAGAGCGCTTCGACGTCAAGATCCCGGACGAGGACGTCAAGAACCTCAAGACCGTCGGCGACGCCGCCGAGTACATCCTGAAGCACCAGGCCTGA
- a CDS encoding helix-turn-helix domain-containing protein, with protein sequence MALTRRPGADHCGIAAAMAVIDGKWKVSLLWELEQCPRRFGELRRLVPGVSEKVLAAQLRELETDGIVHREVYDEVPPRVEYSLTPLGQDLNTALEALGEWGTKHLLADSA encoded by the coding sequence ATGGCGCTGACACGAAGGCCCGGGGCGGACCACTGTGGGATCGCGGCCGCGATGGCCGTGATCGACGGCAAGTGGAAGGTCTCGCTCCTGTGGGAGCTGGAGCAGTGCCCGCGGCGCTTCGGCGAACTGCGCAGACTGGTCCCGGGGGTCTCGGAGAAGGTCCTCGCCGCGCAGCTGCGCGAGTTGGAGACCGACGGCATCGTCCACCGCGAGGTCTACGACGAGGTCCCGCCCCGCGTCGAGTACTCCCTGACCCCGCTCGGCCAGGACCTGAACACGGCCCTGGAAGCCCTGGGGGAGTGGGGCACGAAGCACCTCCTCGCGGACTCCGCCTGA
- a CDS encoding organic hydroperoxide resistance protein, whose translation MSITQSDVAYTAVATAENGRDGRVATHDGKLDVVVNPPKEMGGSGEGTNPEQLFAAGYSACFQGALGVVARNEKVDVSGSTVTAEVGIGKNDEGFGLIVKISASIPNVDAATAKDLIEKAHQVCPYSKATRGNITVELAV comes from the coding sequence ATGTCCATCACGCAGTCCGACGTCGCGTACACCGCTGTCGCCACCGCCGAGAACGGCCGCGACGGCCGCGTCGCCACCCACGACGGCAAGCTCGACGTCGTCGTGAACCCGCCGAAGGAGATGGGCGGCAGCGGCGAGGGCACCAACCCGGAGCAGCTGTTCGCCGCCGGCTACAGCGCCTGCTTCCAGGGCGCGCTCGGTGTCGTCGCCCGCAACGAGAAGGTCGACGTCTCCGGCTCCACCGTCACCGCCGAGGTCGGCATCGGCAAGAACGACGAGGGCTTCGGTCTGATCGTCAAGATCTCCGCCTCGATCCCGAACGTGGACGCCGCCACCGCCAAGGACCTCATCGAGAAGGCCCACCAGGTCTGCCCGTACTCCAAGGCGACCCGCGGCAACATCACGGTCGAGCTGGCCGTCTGA
- a CDS encoding NADP-dependent oxidoreductase — MSQIPAVSREWHLVRRPQGWPVAEDFALREVPVSAEPAPGRILVRNLRMSVDPYMRGRMNDVKSYVPPFQLDEPMQGGAVGEVVASAAEGFAVGDHVLHHLGWREYADLDVKYATKVDASLAPLSAYLGVLGMPGLTAYAGLFEVASFKEGDAVFVSGAAGAVGSLVGQFAKIKGASRVIGSAGSDEKVTLLTEKYGFDAAFNYKNGPVAEQLPEAAPEGIDVYFDNVGGDHLEAAISSLKVHGRATLCGAIAQYNDTAPAPGPRNLVQVIGKRLRLQGVLVSDHAGLQDQFVKDVAGWLASGELRYDETVVEGVENATDAFLGMLRGDNTGKMIVSFTG, encoded by the coding sequence ATGTCTCAGATCCCCGCCGTCAGCCGCGAGTGGCACCTCGTCCGTCGCCCGCAGGGCTGGCCCGTCGCCGAGGACTTCGCCCTCCGCGAGGTCCCGGTCTCCGCCGAGCCCGCCCCCGGCCGGATCCTGGTCCGCAACCTCCGCATGTCCGTGGACCCGTACATGCGCGGACGCATGAACGACGTGAAGTCCTACGTCCCGCCCTTCCAGCTCGACGAGCCGATGCAGGGCGGCGCGGTCGGCGAGGTCGTCGCCTCCGCCGCCGAGGGCTTCGCGGTCGGCGACCACGTCCTGCACCACCTGGGCTGGCGCGAGTACGCCGACCTCGACGTGAAGTACGCCACCAAGGTCGACGCCTCCCTCGCCCCGCTCTCCGCCTATCTCGGCGTCCTCGGCATGCCGGGCCTGACCGCCTACGCCGGGCTGTTCGAGGTCGCCTCCTTCAAGGAGGGCGACGCCGTCTTCGTCTCCGGTGCCGCCGGTGCGGTCGGCAGCCTCGTCGGCCAGTTCGCGAAGATCAAGGGCGCCTCCCGGGTGATCGGCTCCGCCGGCTCGGACGAGAAGGTGACGCTCCTCACGGAGAAGTACGGCTTCGACGCCGCCTTCAACTACAAGAACGGCCCCGTCGCCGAGCAGCTGCCCGAAGCCGCCCCCGAGGGCATCGACGTCTACTTCGACAACGTCGGCGGCGACCACCTGGAGGCCGCCATCTCCTCCCTGAAGGTGCACGGCCGCGCCACCCTGTGCGGGGCCATCGCCCAGTACAACGACACCGCCCCGGCGCCCGGCCCGCGCAACCTCGTGCAGGTCATCGGCAAGCGCCTGCGCCTGCAGGGCGTGCTGGTGAGCGACCACGCCGGCCTCCAGGACCAGTTCGTCAAGGACGTCGCCGGCTGGCTCGCCTCCGGCGAGCTGCGCTACGACGAGACGGTCGTCGAGGGCGTCGAGAACGCCACCGACGCCTTCCTCGGAATGCTGCGCGGCGACAACACCGGGAAGATGATCGTTTCCTTCACCGGTTAG
- a CDS encoding TetR/AcrR family transcriptional regulator, whose translation MARAKSEERRGEIVRAAVEVIAERGYRGASLNSVAERVGLTQQGLLHYFPTKEALLVAVLEERDRWDTGGGSRAAAGTWRLDLLASLVDYNAMRPGIVQTFSALLGESVTDGHPAREFFTERYAQVRGEMAAVLRAEFGEHLPSGLTPEQVAPLLTAVMDGLQYQWLLAPESVDMPAAFRAFLSLLRGPDA comes from the coding sequence ATGGCCAGGGCGAAGAGCGAGGAGCGGCGCGGCGAGATCGTCCGCGCGGCGGTCGAGGTGATCGCGGAGCGGGGCTACCGGGGTGCGTCCCTGAACTCCGTCGCCGAGCGCGTGGGCCTGACCCAGCAGGGGCTGCTGCACTACTTCCCCACCAAGGAGGCGCTGCTCGTCGCGGTCCTGGAGGAACGGGACCGCTGGGACACGGGCGGCGGCTCGCGCGCCGCCGCGGGCACCTGGCGGCTCGACCTGCTGGCCTCCCTGGTGGACTACAACGCCATGCGGCCCGGCATCGTGCAGACCTTCTCGGCGCTGCTGGGCGAGAGCGTCACCGACGGGCATCCGGCCCGGGAGTTCTTCACCGAGCGCTACGCGCAGGTGCGCGGGGAGATGGCCGCCGTGCTGCGCGCCGAGTTCGGCGAGCACCTCCCGTCGGGGCTCACCCCGGAGCAGGTTGCACCGCTGCTGACGGCGGTGATGGACGGCCTCCAGTACCAGTGGCTGCTCGCCCCGGAATCGGTGGACATGCCCGCCGCCTTCCGCGCCTTCCTCTCCCTCCTGCGGGGCCCCGACGCGTAA
- the fabF gene encoding beta-ketoacyl-ACP synthase II yields MSPTNRTVVVTGIGATTPLGGDSASTWEGLLAGRSGVSPLEGERFAELPVRIAAQAAVDPSEVLPRPLARKLDRSAQFAVIAAREAWADAGYTAPAGDDESVVPERLGTVIASGIGGVTTLLDQYDVLKEKGVRRVSPHTVPMLMPNGPSANVGLEVNARAGVHTPVSACASGAEAIGYAVEMIRTGRADVVVAGGTEAAIHPLPIAAFANMMAMSKNNDAPTEASRPYDKARDGFVLGEGAGVVVLESAEHAAARGARVYCEVLGQGLSADSHHIAQPEPTGRGVAAAVRNLLDNTQLDPSELVHVNAHATSTPQGDTAELKALRKVLGDDLDHIAISATKSMTGHLLGGAGGIETVATVLALYHRIAPPTINIDDLDEDVDADIVRGEPRKLPVDDPISAINNSFGFGGHNVSLAFRTV; encoded by the coding sequence GTGAGCCCGACCAATCGCACCGTGGTCGTCACCGGTATCGGCGCAACCACTCCGCTGGGTGGCGACAGCGCTTCGACCTGGGAAGGTCTGCTCGCCGGCCGGTCCGGCGTCTCGCCCCTCGAAGGCGAGCGCTTCGCCGAACTGCCGGTCCGCATCGCCGCCCAGGCGGCGGTGGACCCGAGCGAGGTACTGCCCCGCCCGCTGGCCCGCAAGCTGGACCGCTCGGCCCAGTTCGCCGTCATCGCCGCCCGTGAGGCCTGGGCCGACGCCGGTTACACCGCCCCCGCGGGCGACGACGAGTCCGTCGTCCCCGAGCGGCTGGGCACCGTGATCGCCTCCGGCATCGGCGGCGTCACCACTCTGCTGGACCAGTACGACGTACTGAAGGAAAAGGGTGTGCGCCGGGTCTCCCCGCACACCGTCCCCATGCTCATGCCGAACGGCCCGTCGGCCAACGTCGGCCTGGAGGTCAACGCCCGCGCCGGTGTGCACACGCCGGTCAGCGCGTGCGCGTCGGGCGCCGAGGCCATCGGCTACGCGGTCGAGATGATCCGCACCGGCCGCGCCGACGTCGTCGTCGCCGGCGGCACCGAGGCGGCCATCCACCCGCTGCCGATCGCCGCGTTCGCCAACATGATGGCGATGTCCAAGAACAACGACGCCCCGACCGAGGCCTCGCGCCCCTACGACAAGGCCCGCGACGGCTTCGTCCTCGGTGAGGGCGCCGGTGTCGTGGTCCTGGAGTCCGCCGAGCACGCCGCCGCGCGCGGCGCCCGCGTCTACTGCGAGGTGCTGGGCCAGGGCCTGTCGGCGGACAGCCACCACATCGCGCAGCCGGAGCCCACGGGTCGCGGTGTCGCGGCGGCCGTGCGGAACCTGCTGGACAACACGCAGCTGGACCCGTCCGAGCTGGTCCACGTCAACGCGCACGCCACGTCCACCCCGCAGGGTGACACGGCCGAGCTGAAGGCCCTGCGCAAGGTCCTGGGCGACGACCTCGACCACATCGCGATCTCCGCGACCAAGTCGATGACCGGTCACCTGCTGGGCGGTGCGGGCGGCATCGAGACCGTCGCGACCGTGCTGGCGCTGTACCACCGGATCGCCCCGCCGACGATCAACATCGACGACCTGGACGAGGACGTCGACGCGGACATCGTGCGCGGCGAGCCCCGCAAGCTGCCCGTCGACGACCCGATCTCGGCGATCAACAACTCCTTCGGCTTCGGCGGCCACAACGTCTCCCTGGCGTTCCGCACCGTCTGA
- a CDS encoding DUF3145 domain-containing protein codes for MTTRGVLYVHSAPRALCPHVEWAVAGVLGVRVNLDWIRQPASPGTWRAEFSWQAEAGTASKLASALRGWHLLRFEVTAEPCPTAEGERYSSTPELGIFHAVTGMHGDILIPEDRLRAALARSARGETDLEAEIAKLLGKPWDDELEPFRYAGEGAPVRWLHQVV; via the coding sequence GTGACGACACGTGGAGTTCTGTACGTGCATTCCGCGCCGCGCGCGCTCTGTCCGCACGTGGAATGGGCAGTGGCCGGCGTGCTCGGGGTGCGGGTGAACCTCGACTGGATCCGGCAGCCCGCCTCCCCCGGCACCTGGAGAGCCGAGTTCTCCTGGCAGGCCGAGGCCGGCACCGCCTCGAAACTCGCCTCCGCCCTGCGCGGCTGGCACCTGCTCCGCTTCGAGGTGACCGCCGAACCCTGCCCGACCGCCGAGGGCGAGCGCTACAGCTCCACCCCCGAGCTGGGCATCTTCCACGCCGTCACCGGCATGCACGGCGACATCCTCATCCCCGAGGACCGGCTGCGCGCCGCCCTCGCCCGCTCGGCGCGCGGCGAGACGGACCTGGAGGCGGAGATCGCCAAACTGCTCGGCAAGCCCTGGGACGACGAACTGGAGCCCTTCCGCTACGCGGGCGAGGGCGCCCCGGTCCGCTGGCTCCACCAGGTGGTCTGA
- a CDS encoding SGNH/GDSL hydrolase family protein gives MRTTAPRRRVRGTVAGVSLAAALLASTVTGCDDGGSSPRGERGAQSRPRWNTAPTSVAAVGDSITRGFDACSVLADCPEVSWATGTDPTVRSLAARLIGEAEAPSRSWNLAVTGSRMADLPGQLAQAATYRPDLVTVMVGSNDACRPTASSMTPVEQFRADFERALRELRAASPTSQVYVSSVPDLQRLWEQGKDSPMVRQVWKLGICQSMLAEPLAATTGATARREQVRARVVEYNEVLREVCAKDELCRYDGGAVFQYPFAADQLSRWDWFHPGRDGQARLAELAHRQVTAAEPPR, from the coding sequence ATGCGCACCACCGCCCCGCGCCGCCGCGTGCGCGGGACCGTCGCGGGCGTGAGCCTGGCGGCGGCCCTGCTCGCCTCGACGGTCACGGGGTGTGACGACGGGGGTTCGTCACCCCGGGGGGAACGGGGCGCGCAGTCGAGGCCGCGGTGGAACACCGCACCCACCTCGGTCGCCGCCGTCGGGGACTCCATCACCCGTGGCTTCGACGCCTGTTCGGTGCTGGCGGACTGCCCGGAGGTCTCCTGGGCCACCGGCACCGACCCCACCGTGCGCTCGCTCGCGGCCCGGCTGATCGGCGAGGCCGAGGCGCCCTCGCGCAGCTGGAACCTGGCGGTGACCGGCTCGCGCATGGCCGACCTCCCGGGGCAGCTGGCGCAGGCGGCGACGTACCGCCCCGACCTGGTCACGGTGATGGTGGGCTCGAACGACGCCTGCCGGCCCACCGCTTCGTCGATGACGCCGGTGGAGCAGTTCCGGGCCGACTTCGAGCGAGCCCTGCGCGAACTGCGGGCCGCCTCCCCCACCTCACAGGTCTACGTGTCCTCCGTGCCAGACCTCCAGCGGCTGTGGGAGCAGGGCAAGGACAGCCCGATGGTGCGGCAGGTCTGGAAACTGGGGATCTGTCAGTCGATGCTGGCCGAGCCGCTGGCGGCGACGACGGGGGCCACCGCCCGGCGCGAGCAGGTGCGGGCGCGGGTGGTCGAGTACAACGAGGTACTGCGCGAGGTGTGCGCGAAGGACGAGCTGTGCCGCTACGACGGCGGCGCCGTCTTCCAGTACCCGTTCGCAGCGGATCAGTTGAGCCGCTGGGACTGGTTCCACCCGGGCCGCGACGGTCAGGCGCGGCTGGCGGAGCTGGCGCACCGACAGGTGACGGCGGCCGAACCGCCGCGTTGA